One genomic region from Fulvitalea axinellae encodes:
- a CDS encoding FecR family protein → MTDNILVRYICGEASEMERRFVESIVAEDEEVHVRLEEFRKAKEESEKGAQALTQWFDRFNGWEEFEQHKSNRQSVVLEESKDEKPIRRLWPLYTRVAASLIFILAIGIWFFGNDRPEYADFDMGAEYGQKGDYVWIDMAVAGKSKSTGFDGGKATVSNDTAMYASSGLKTGTLAYRKVKVPTGRRFYIRLTDGTGVLLNAGSVFCYPQTFDTKCREVFLNGEAIFEVAKDADRPFTVGTARATVKVLGTVFNLRAFESEGFENTALLEGSVELASEKGKVRLKPGEYVEISNGKYKAGKTDINEKMAWKRGALVFGDRPFGEMIPEIERFYGVKLRCDNKALLKAEFSGSFEGESLEEMLTGMSGIFDFEFRISDDKKYAFLK, encoded by the coding sequence ATGACAGATAACATATTGGTACGGTATATTTGTGGCGAAGCCTCGGAAATGGAGAGACGGTTTGTGGAATCAATAGTCGCAGAGGATGAAGAGGTGCATGTCCGACTCGAAGAGTTTCGGAAAGCGAAGGAAGAATCGGAAAAAGGAGCGCAGGCTTTGACCCAATGGTTTGATCGGTTTAATGGTTGGGAAGAGTTTGAACAACATAAGTCTAATAGACAAAGCGTTGTGCTTGAAGAGAGTAAAGATGAAAAGCCAATCCGAAGATTATGGCCTTTATATACGAGAGTGGCAGCTTCGCTGATTTTCATTTTGGCCATTGGTATTTGGTTTTTCGGAAACGACCGACCCGAGTACGCCGACTTTGACATGGGGGCCGAATACGGGCAAAAAGGAGACTATGTTTGGATAGATATGGCGGTCGCAGGCAAGAGCAAATCGACTGGTTTTGACGGCGGAAAGGCGACGGTTTCCAACGATACGGCGATGTATGCTTCGTCTGGACTAAAAACCGGAACGCTGGCATACAGAAAAGTAAAAGTCCCGACAGGGCGAAGATTCTATATCCGGCTAACCGACGGCACGGGCGTATTGCTGAACGCGGGTTCGGTATTCTGCTACCCGCAGACGTTTGACACCAAGTGCCGCGAAGTCTTTTTGAACGGTGAAGCCATATTCGAAGTGGCTAAAGACGCGGACCGCCCCTTCACCGTCGGGACGGCCCGCGCTACCGTCAAGGTCTTGGGTACGGTATTTAACCTAAGGGCTTTCGAATCAGAGGGTTTTGAGAATACGGCCCTGCTGGAAGGCTCGGTGGAGTTGGCTTCCGAAAAGGGTAAGGTTAGACTAAAACCGGGCGAATATGTTGAGATATCAAACGGAAAATATAAAGCCGGCAAAACGGACATTAACGAAAAGATGGCTTGGAAGCGTGGCGCATTGGTTTTTGGCGACAGGCCTTTCGGGGAGATGATTCCCGAGATAGAGCGTTTTTACGGAGTCAAGTTACGTTGCGACAACAAGGCACTGCTCAAAGCCGAGTTTTCGGGTTCTTTCGAAGGTGAAAGCCTAGAGGAAATGTTAACGGGAATGAGCGGGATTTTTGATTTTGAATTCAGGATAAGTGACGATAAAAAATACGCTTTCTTGAAGTAA
- a CDS encoding MmcQ/YjbR family DNA-binding protein: MTIEEFRELCLSLPGTTEDLPFDESTLAFKVMGKIFAITDIDNFEYVNLKCDPETALELRDRYEAIKAGYHMNKKHWNSVYFSSDANDSSIKEWTMESYRLVKEKLPAGIRKQLEE; the protein is encoded by the coding sequence ATGACTATCGAAGAATTCAGGGAATTATGTCTTTCATTACCCGGAACTACCGAAGATCTGCCTTTTGATGAAAGCACATTAGCGTTTAAAGTAATGGGGAAAATATTTGCCATAACGGACATAGACAATTTTGAATATGTCAATCTGAAATGTGATCCGGAAACCGCTCTTGAGCTTAGGGATAGATATGAGGCTATAAAGGCTGGATATCATATGAATAAAAAGCATTGGAACAGCGTCTATTTTTCGTCTGACGCCAACGATTCCTCAATCAAAGAATGGACCATGGAATCGTACCGTTTGGTAAAGGAAAAACTGCCTGCAGGAATAAGAAAGCAACTGGAAGAATAG
- a CDS encoding BACON domain-containing protein translates to MRKALLAGILIISLSACEKEVVKMEELNGDKLGVSTQLLEFGDKKDELSFRLKNKTGKNVKWEIKNSNSWLSFQKRTGVMDSAITVKAKVNRKGVLRGTYQDYIIVSFPNNVNRVVRADMNVANISPTAPILLNSPNNGNPGFKNEYGFVRNPTFKWKASSDADRDSISYGVYIDKEENPKTLIKTIRERDHLKEYSFKTEDKLEYGTKYFAKIVAKDKYGGATSSEVVGFKTAEAGKFWHRIGEINHPLAKGNSDNRMTVHNGQLYYLSGGTGATVYNYVLRSGDGKSWNQVGKLNGGQRRLGSEMISFKGKLFLIGGRIYSSRKSDILSSTDGGNWESVAQIPELAKAKSFRCVVFKNKIWLFYSIDRRGVKILNSENGTDWKPVSDKGPTIYRDTELLIHNENLWLLGAGTFERKSGIFSSPDGKTWTHKAKKYTIGETGMRAISYKGKLWKIGGGLDRLNQLGRKLHVSENGIDWVERNEDMGFYFNGGEAVVFKKSIFAVDRVNVWRMD, encoded by the coding sequence ATGAGAAAGGCTTTACTGGCGGGGATATTAATAATCTCATTATCCGCCTGCGAGAAGGAAGTGGTAAAGATGGAAGAGCTGAATGGGGATAAACTTGGCGTGTCTACACAGCTACTGGAATTTGGGGATAAAAAAGACGAATTGAGTTTTAGGCTAAAAAATAAAACAGGAAAAAACGTCAAATGGGAAATAAAGAATTCGAACAGTTGGCTTTCCTTTCAGAAGAGGACTGGCGTAATGGATAGCGCCATTACGGTTAAAGCCAAAGTGAACCGAAAAGGCGTACTGCGTGGCACTTACCAAGATTATATTATCGTTTCGTTTCCCAACAATGTTAATCGCGTAGTGAGGGCAGATATGAATGTGGCCAATATCAGTCCGACGGCGCCCATTCTTCTAAACTCTCCTAATAACGGTAACCCAGGCTTTAAAAATGAATACGGTTTTGTAAGGAATCCTACTTTTAAATGGAAAGCAAGTTCCGATGCCGATCGGGATTCTATTTCTTATGGGGTTTATATAGATAAAGAAGAGAATCCGAAAACCCTAATCAAGACGATAAGAGAACGAGACCATTTAAAGGAATATTCCTTTAAAACCGAAGATAAGCTTGAATACGGAACAAAATATTTTGCGAAGATAGTGGCGAAAGATAAATACGGAGGTGCCACATCCAGCGAGGTTGTCGGATTTAAGACGGCGGAGGCCGGTAAGTTTTGGCATCGAATCGGGGAGATCAACCACCCGTTGGCCAAAGGAAATTCCGATAACCGGATGACTGTCCACAATGGTCAGCTTTATTACCTTTCCGGAGGAACGGGCGCTACGGTTTACAATTATGTATTACGCTCTGGTGACGGGAAATCTTGGAACCAAGTAGGCAAATTAAATGGCGGTCAGAGGCGTTTAGGCTCCGAAATGATTTCGTTCAAAGGAAAACTCTTCTTGATTGGGGGAAGAATCTATAGTTCCCGAAAATCGGATATTCTCAGTAGTACCGATGGCGGAAACTGGGAGAGCGTGGCTCAGATACCGGAACTAGCGAAAGCGAAATCGTTTAGGTGCGTCGTTTTCAAAAATAAGATATGGCTTTTTTACAGTATTGACCGTAGGGGCGTAAAAATCTTAAACAGCGAAAACGGGACGGATTGGAAACCGGTAAGCGACAAAGGCCCAACCATTTACCGAGATACGGAATTGCTTATCCATAATGAGAATTTATGGCTTCTGGGAGCTGGAACTTTCGAAAGGAAAAGCGGTATTTTTTCTAGCCCGGACGGGAAAACGTGGACACACAAAGCAAAGAAATACACAATAGGAGAAACAGGTATGAGGGCCATCTCATATAAGGGGAAGCTTTGGAAAATAGGCGGTGGTTTGGACCGTTTAAATCAACTTGGCCGAAAACTCCATGTTTCCGAAAATGGAATAGATTGGGTCGAAAGAAACGAAGACATGGGCTTTTATTTTAACGGTGGTGAGGCCGTAGTCTTCAAGAAATCAATATTTGCCGTCGATCGGGTAAATGTATGGCGGATGGATTAA
- a CDS encoding DUF4291 domain-containing protein, whose translation MDINNIRAVFDEEHITVYQAYRPGIAVPAIKAQKFVPPFKLTRMTWIKPSLLWMMYRSGWGQKEGQEHILAIKIKREGWEWALANSCLSHFDSSVHESHEIWKNSVAESPVRIQWDPEKDIFINKLDYRSIQVGLSGISVEKYVNEWIVSIEDISENCRDIYQLVQEKKIEEAKALLPQEKIHPLPCDIAKICGASEIHIS comes from the coding sequence ATGGACATTAATAATATAAGAGCTGTATTTGACGAAGAACATATTACTGTATATCAGGCATATCGTCCCGGAATCGCTGTTCCGGCGATAAAGGCCCAGAAGTTTGTACCTCCCTTTAAACTTACCCGGATGACATGGATTAAGCCATCGCTTCTTTGGATGATGTATCGTAGCGGGTGGGGACAGAAAGAAGGCCAAGAGCATATCTTAGCAATAAAAATTAAACGTGAAGGGTGGGAATGGGCGTTAGCCAATTCATGTCTTTCACATTTTGATTCTTCGGTTCACGAATCCCATGAAATTTGGAAAAACAGTGTGGCCGAATCACCTGTTCGGATTCAGTGGGATCCCGAAAAAGACATATTTATCAACAAGCTTGATTACCGTTCAATTCAGGTTGGGCTAAGTGGCATCTCTGTAGAGAAATACGTCAATGAATGGATTGTGTCAATTGAAGATATATCGGAAAATTGTCGAGATATCTACCAATTGGTCCAAGAAAAGAAAATAGAAGAGGCAAAGGCATTACTGCCACAAGAAAAAATTCACCCTCTACCATGCGATATAGCCAAAATATGCGGTGCTTCGGAAATACATATCTCTTAG
- a CDS encoding RNA polymerase sigma-70 factor: MEKLTASDFEEVYTGNFGSLCAYAYRLLKNYEEARELVMDVFVAFWEIRDSPPAQETTKSFLYRSVHNRAVNLLARRDVKRRYIHETTTLSSNYTDSLNEAVTYNELYGEMDKVIDDLPERCREVFELSRFSGLTHKEIAKELGLSPKTVENQIARALGKLRARLSAKGVELIGLLMAGEVIRRVGIFFEIHLLV, encoded by the coding sequence ATGGAAAAACTTACCGCATCCGATTTTGAGGAAGTCTATACAGGAAATTTTGGCAGCTTATGCGCATACGCTTACCGTCTGCTCAAAAACTACGAGGAAGCCCGGGAGCTGGTGATGGATGTTTTTGTCGCCTTTTGGGAAATCAGGGATTCGCCTCCGGCGCAAGAAACCACCAAAAGCTTCTTGTATCGTTCCGTACATAACAGGGCGGTAAACCTACTGGCCCGCCGTGATGTAAAAAGAAGGTATATCCATGAAACCACCACGCTCAGTTCCAATTATACCGACTCGCTGAACGAAGCAGTGACCTATAACGAACTTTACGGTGAAATGGACAAAGTAATCGACGACTTGCCGGAACGTTGCCGTGAGGTATTTGAGCTTAGCAGATTTTCGGGATTAACCCATAAGGAAATTGCCAAAGAACTGGGGCTGAGTCCCAAAACGGTGGAAAACCAGATTGCGCGAGCGTTGGGTAAGCTTCGCGCACGGCTCTCGGCTAAGGGCGTGGAGCTTATTGGGCTCCTTATGGCTGGTGAAGTAATTCGGCGGGTAGGGATTTTTTTTGAAATCCACCTGTTAGTTTAA
- a CDS encoding alpha/beta hydrolase-fold protein, with amino-acid sequence MRQIFSLCVIVLFSITVYGQSGNRYLRCIGTQDSLFSKVLNEGREIYVQLPESFSKNSKRKYPVVFVLDGASLLPTVIDAHAYYSGGFMPEMVLVGISNHKNRTRDLTPSTPENSQGAPRNVESGGASRFLDFIEKELVSYVERNYPVTNYRTLIGHSYGGLFTIYTMTERKDLFKNYLAIDPSLQWDNQKFLKKAKRSLSGRDYKNKSLYMSLAGPLHMANLEITIDNVMDDDTGFTLFPRSNLEFSKKAKSMTQEGFSFEWEFFPNELHGTVAYPSIKNGLVSLFNWFQMENIEKINNPKTPVADLRKVIDQRSAKLKAHFGYSVPAYPEDVLNTLGYMSMDQGMPKKAKMYFERSLAFYPESSNAYDSMSEYYERSGNYALAIEYAIKAYGLSGSKYHKDRLRKLEKALTGNRQ; translated from the coding sequence ATGAGACAAATCTTTTCCCTCTGCGTTATCGTTCTTTTTTCCATTACGGTCTATGGACAATCCGGAAATCGATATCTGAGATGTATCGGTACCCAAGACAGTCTATTTTCAAAGGTTCTCAATGAAGGACGAGAAATTTATGTGCAACTGCCGGAGAGTTTTTCGAAAAATAGTAAACGCAAATACCCTGTAGTATTTGTACTGGACGGAGCGTCGCTTTTACCGACGGTAATCGATGCTCACGCTTATTACTCGGGTGGGTTTATGCCTGAAATGGTACTTGTCGGTATTTCGAATCATAAAAACCGGACTCGTGATTTAACTCCCTCAACACCGGAAAATAGTCAGGGCGCTCCTAGAAACGTGGAATCTGGAGGAGCTTCGAGGTTTCTGGATTTTATCGAAAAGGAATTAGTGTCTTATGTTGAACGCAATTATCCTGTAACGAATTACAGAACGCTGATAGGCCATTCTTACGGCGGGTTATTTACGATCTACACTATGACTGAGCGCAAAGATTTATTCAAAAATTATCTGGCGATTGACCCTAGTTTGCAATGGGATAATCAAAAGTTTTTGAAAAAGGCGAAGCGGTCACTTTCTGGACGAGATTATAAAAATAAGTCATTGTATATGTCTTTGGCGGGGCCGTTACATATGGCCAATTTGGAAATAACGATTGATAACGTTATGGACGATGACACTGGGTTTACTCTCTTTCCGCGTTCCAATCTTGAGTTTTCAAAAAAGGCAAAAAGCATGACGCAAGAAGGTTTTTCATTTGAATGGGAATTTTTTCCGAACGAACTGCATGGAACTGTTGCTTATCCTTCCATAAAAAATGGGTTGGTGTCGTTGTTTAATTGGTTTCAGATGGAAAATATCGAAAAAATCAATAATCCTAAAACCCCTGTAGCCGATCTAAGAAAGGTCATAGACCAACGATCAGCAAAGCTCAAGGCTCATTTTGGCTATTCCGTACCCGCTTATCCAGAAGATGTGCTTAATACTCTGGGCTATATGAGTATGGATCAGGGAATGCCTAAAAAGGCGAAAATGTACTTTGAACGTTCATTGGCTTTTTACCCGGAAAGTTCCAACGCCTACGATTCGATGTCAGAATATTATGAACGATCCGGTAATTACGCTTTAGCTATCGAATATGCCATAAAGGCTTATGGTTTGAGCGGCTCGAAATATCATAAAGACAGGTTGCGAAAATTAGAAAAAGCTCTGACAGGAAATAGGCAATAA